In Streptomyces sp. NBC_00344, the genomic window GCGCGGCCAGTACAGCTCGCGACCGCCGAGGGCCGCCTGCTTCACCGTGCTGAAGTCCCAGTCGTACGGCGACTTGAAGAGCTTGGGGAAGGCGGCCGGGATCCGGATCTCCGGCTTGCGGTCGCGGCCACCCGACTCGAGGAGCGCCACACGTACACCGGGATCCTCGGAGAGCCGGGCAGCGAGCACGCATCCCGCCGAACCGGCGCCCACGATCACATAGTCGTATGCAGTTCCGGTGCCACTCAACTTGCCTCCAGACGCTCGGCATGACGCAGCATCAGAATGGCGGTGATCGGATGCCGGCGCCAGAGGGCAACCCGGATATCAGCCCTGCCGACGTCTGAGACTGAGCCTCTCCTTCTCGGAGAGACCGCCCCAGACACCGAATCGCTCGTCCTTGGCGAGTGCGTACTCCAGGCAGGCCACTCGCTCCTCACAGATTCCGCAGAGTCTCTTCGCCTCGCGGGTGGAGCTGCCGGGATCAGGAAAGAAGAACTCCGGCCCCGTCTGGGCGCACAGAGCCCGCTCCTGCCAGGCGAGCTCAGGGTCGTTGATGATGGTGATCGACATGGGGAACACCCTGCCGTGCAGCGATCAATGTCCGTTCAACGAACGATGAACGGACGGTCCACCGGAGCTCGCCCCCATCCTGCGGCCGCCTCACACGGCGGGCTAGGCGTCCTTGATCAGGGCGAACGGGGCGCCCGATGGGTCTGCCGCTCTGGCGATACGGCCCACGCCGTCCAGGTCGACGGGCACCATCTGGACGCTGCCCCCCAACTGCCGCACCTTCGCCACCGCCACGTCGACATCGTCGGTCTCGAAGTAGGGCAGCCAGTACGGCTCCGCTTGCTCCCCCGCCCCCTCGGTCCGGACGAAGCCGGCGAAATTCGCCTCCTCGCCGGCGCCGGCCGGTGCGGCCATGGTGTAGACACCGCCTTGGAACGGCGCCGAGTTGATCTCCCAGCCGAAGACCGAACGGTAGAAGGCCGCTGCCGCGGGCACATCCGTGGTGTGGAGCTCCGCCCAGCAGAACGAGCCCGGGGCGTTGATCACGTCGAGGCCCTTGTGGTCCTTCGGCTCCCAGGTCGCGAAGCGCGCACCGGCCGGGTCGGTGAACCCGGTCATGCGGCCCAGCGAGCCGACGTCGTGCGGCCCGTACGCCAGGGTCCCGCCGGCCCGCTCGACGGCCTTCACCGTGGCGTCGGCGTCCGCTGTCTGGAAGTAGATCCCCCAGGCCGACGTGGCCTGCTCGACCTGCATCACCGCGCCGGCCTTTCTGCCGTCGAGCGTGTATGTGCCGTAGCCGCCGAACTTCTCCCCCGCGGACTCGAACTCCCAGCCGAAGAGAGCCCGGTAGAAGGCGTTGGCCCTGTCCCGGTCGGGGGTGCCGAGATCGATCCAGTTCGGTGAGCCTGCAACAAACGGCGTGCTGAGCATGGCGTGCTCCTCTGTCCGGGACCCGTTCACCTGTTTCGCGAGTCTTGCACCGGGCACTGACAGCCGGGCCAGGAGCCGGTGCCGCCGTACGACCGACCGGGTAGCCGGGTGACCCCATTGGCGTAGGGATCCCGCACCGCGGGCACGACCGGGACCGGATCCGGGAACACGGAGGCCCTCCCCCGGACGGGGAGGGCCTCCGGGCGGTCGGACCGGGTCAGAGTGCGGTCATCACGTGCTTGACACGTGTGTAGTCCTCGAACCCGTACGCGGAGAGGTCCTTGCCGTAGCCCGACAGCTTGAACCCGCCGTGCGGCATCTCCGCCGCAAGGGCCCCATGAGTGTTGATCCACACACAGCCGAAGTCCAGCCTCTTCGACATCCGCATGGCGCGGGCGTGGTCCTTGGTCCACACGGATGAGGCCAGCGCGAAGTCGACACCGTTCGCGTACTCCACCGCCTGGTCCTCCGTGGTGAAGGACTGGACGGTGATGACCGGGCCGAAGACCTCGTTCTGGATGATCTCGTCGTCCTGCCGGAGACCGGAGACAACGGTGGGCGCGTAGAAGTACCCCTGGTCACCGACCCGGTGGCCCCCGGCCTCGATCTTCGCGTGGCCGGGGAGGCGGTCGATGAATCCGGACACCTGGGACAACTGGCCCGCGTTGTTGAGCGGACCGTAGACCGTCCGGGGGTCCTCGGGAAGGCCGGTCACGGTCCCGGTCGCCGCCTTGACGAGCTCCGTCATGAACGCGTCGTGGACCGACTCGTGCACAAGCACCCGGGTCGCTGCCGTGCAGTCCTGTCCGGAGTTGAAGTAGCCGGCGGCAGCGATGCCTTCGGCAGCCCCGGCCAGATCCGCGTCGCCGAAGACGACGGCCGGCGCCTTGCCTCCCAGCTCCAGGTGGACCCGCTTGACGTCCTTGGCCGCCGAGGCGGCGACCTGCATGCCGGCCCTGACCGAGCCGGTGATCGCCGCCATCGCCGGGGTGGGGTGCTCGACCATCAGACGGCCCGTCTCACGGTCACCGCAGACCACGTTGAACACCCCTGCGGGGTGGCCGAGTTCGGCAAGCACCTCACCGATGATCCCGGCCACCAGGACGGTCGAGGCGGGGGTGGTGTCGGACGGCTTGAGCACCACGGTGTTGCCCGCCGCGAGGGCCGGGGCGAACTTCCACACCGCCATCATCAGCGGATAGTTCCACGGCGCGACCTGGGCGACGACACCCACCGGCTCACGCCGGATGATCGACGTCAGGCCCTCCAGGTACTCGCCGGCCGAACGGCCTTCCAGCAGCCGGGCCGCGCCCGCGAAGAAACGGATCTGGTCGACGACCGGCGGGATCTCGTCGTCCGCCATCTGCGCAAGGGGCTTGCCGGTGTCCCGGGACTCGGCAGTGATCAGCTCGGCCGCCCGGTCCTCGAAGACGTCGGCGACGCGCAGCAGAACCTTCTGCCGGGCGGCGGGGGTCGCGTCGCGCCACGCGGGGAACGCGGCGGCCGCGGCCTCCATGGCGGCGTCGACGTCCGCGGCGCCCGAGAGCGCGGAGGTGTCGTACACCTCGCCCGTGCAGGGGTCGATCACATCGAGAGTGCGGCCGTCGGCCGCCTCCCTGAATTCACCGTTGATGTAGTTGCGCAGCATGCCCACCAGACTCACCGAAACCCGGGTCCCCGTGACCGGACAATATGTAGCATCCGGCAGTGGCGCCCTGTACAGAGCGGCAGAGTGCGGCCGGGGCGGGCACGGCCCTGCTCCTCCGGGCCGGGATGGTGTCCGGTCCGGCCGCGTGCCCCGCGCGGCCGACGGGCGCTGCGGCAGCAGCGTCAGGGAGCCGTGGAATCCGCCGACGGGGTGCCGCTCTCCCCCGGGACGGGGACGCAGTCGTC contains:
- a CDS encoding gamma-aminobutyraldehyde dehydrogenase, yielding MLRNYINGEFREAADGRTLDVIDPCTGEVYDTSALSGAADVDAAMEAAAAAFPAWRDATPAARQKVLLRVADVFEDRAAELITAESRDTGKPLAQMADDEIPPVVDQIRFFAGAARLLEGRSAGEYLEGLTSIIRREPVGVVAQVAPWNYPLMMAVWKFAPALAAGNTVVLKPSDTTPASTVLVAGIIGEVLAELGHPAGVFNVVCGDRETGRLMVEHPTPAMAAITGSVRAGMQVAASAAKDVKRVHLELGGKAPAVVFGDADLAGAAEGIAAAGYFNSGQDCTAATRVLVHESVHDAFMTELVKAATGTVTGLPEDPRTVYGPLNNAGQLSQVSGFIDRLPGHAKIEAGGHRVGDQGYFYAPTVVSGLRQDDEIIQNEVFGPVITVQSFTTEDQAVEYANGVDFALASSVWTKDHARAMRMSKRLDFGCVWINTHGALAAEMPHGGFKLSGYGKDLSAYGFEDYTRVKHVMTAL
- a CDS encoding VOC family protein, which encodes MLSTPFVAGSPNWIDLGTPDRDRANAFYRALFGWEFESAGEKFGGYGTYTLDGRKAGAVMQVEQATSAWGIYFQTADADATVKAVERAGGTLAYGPHDVGSLGRMTGFTDPAGARFATWEPKDHKGLDVINAPGSFCWAELHTTDVPAAAAFYRSVFGWEINSAPFQGGVYTMAAPAGAGEEANFAGFVRTEGAGEQAEPYWLPYFETDDVDVAVAKVRQLGGSVQMVPVDLDGVGRIARAADPSGAPFALIKDA
- a CDS encoding WhiB family transcriptional regulator produces the protein MSITIINDPELAWQERALCAQTGPEFFFPDPGSSTREAKRLCGICEERVACLEYALAKDERFGVWGGLSEKERLSLRRRQG